The following are encoded together in the Marmota flaviventris isolate mMarFla1 chromosome 18, mMarFla1.hap1, whole genome shotgun sequence genome:
- the Fcsk gene encoding L-fucose kinase isoform X3 has translation MEQPKRVDWTVIILTCQYKDSVQVFQRELEVRQKREQIPTGTLLLAVEDPETRVGSGGATLNALLVAAEHLSARAGFTVVTSDVLHSSWILILHMGRDFPFDDCGRAFTCLPVENPQAPVEALVCNLDCLLDIMTHRLGPGCPPGVWVCSTDMLLSVPSNPGISWDGFRGARVIALPGSPSYALNHGVYFTDSQGFVLDIYYQGTDAEIRRCIQPDGHVPLVSGVVFFSVETAEHLLATHVSPPLDACTYMGLDSGARPVQLSLFFDILFCMARNVKREDFLAGRPPEMGQGDMEIAGYLQGARAQLWRELRDQPLTMVYIPDGSYSYMTTSASEFLHIFTLPGVSGPQIIHSQVEVRPTYSLEELQLLGARSSVVSCLLEGAIHLGPGSVLQHCHLRGPIHIGAGCFVSGLDVAQSKALHGLELRDLVLQGHHVRLPGSLGCAFTLIGRLDSWERQGEGTYLNMSWNEFFKKTGIRDWDLWDPDTPPAERCLLSARLFPVLHPLRALGPWDMLWMLDPPEDGGEALRAWRASWRLSWEQLQPHLDRAATLASRRDLFFRQALHKAQHVLETRQDLSLCPLIRAAVHEGCSGLLLATLDQVAARAGDPGVVARALACVADVLSCMAEGQGGLRSGPAANPEWMRPFSYLECGDLAAGVEALAQERDKWLSRPALLVRAARHYEGAGQILIRQAVMTAQHFVSMEPVELPALGQWVIAECPARVDFSGGWSDTPPLAYEHGGAVLGLAVRVDGRRPIGARARRILEPELWLAVGPRQDQMAVKIVCRSLDDLKDYCQPHAPGALLKAAFICAGIVHVHSERPLREQLLHTFGGGFELHTWSELPHGSGLGTSSILAGAALAALQRAAGRVVGMEALIHAVLHLEQVLTTGGGWQDQVGGLMPGIKMGHSRAQLPLKVEVEEITVPEGFVQKLNDHLLLVYTGKTRLARNLLQDVLRSWYARLPAVVQNAHSLVQQTKECAEAFRQGSLPLLGQNLTSYWEQKKLMAPGCEPLAVRRMMDVLAPHVHGQSLAGAGGGGFLYLLTKEPRQKEALEAVLAKTEGLGNYSVHLVEVDTQGLSLQLLRNEASS, from the exons GCCTTTACCTGCCTCCCTGTGGAGAACCCCCAGGCCCCTGTGGAGGCCTTGGTCTGCAACCTGGACTGCTTGCTGGATATCATGACCCACCGG CTGGGCCCAGGCTGTCCCCCAGGTGTGTGGGTCTGCAGCACTGACATGTTGCTGTCTGTTCCTTCAAACCCTG GGATCAGCTGGGACGGTTTTCGGGGAGCCAGAGTGATCGCCCTTCCTGGGAGCCCATCTTATGCTCTGAATCATGGTGTCTACTTCACTGACTCCCAG GGCTTCGTTTTGGACATTTACTACCAGGGCACTGATGCAGAGATACGGCGGTGTATCCAGCCtgatgggcatgtgccactg GTCTCTGGGGTTGTCTTCTTCTCTGTGGAGACTGCTGAACACCTCTTGGCCACCCATGTGAGCCCACCTCTAGATGCCTGCACCTATATGGGCTTGGACTCTGGAGCCCGGCCTGTTCAG TTGTCCCTGTTTTTCGACATCCTGTTCTGCATGGCTCGAAACGTGAAGAGGGAGGACTTCTTGGCTGGGAGGCCCCCAGAAATGGGGCAGGGTGACATGGAGATAGCAGGTTACCTGCAGGGTGCCCGGGCTCAACTGTGGAGGGAGCTGCGTGACCAGCCTCTCACCATGG TGTATATCCCTGACGGCAGTTATAGCTACATGACCACCTCAGCCAGTGAATTCCTGCACATATTCACACTGCCTGGGGTCTCTGGGCCCCAGATCATTCACTCCCAGGTGGAGGTGAGACCTACCTACTCCTTAGAG GAACTACAGCTCCTGGGGGCCAGGAGCTCTGTGGTCAGCTGCCTGCTGGAGGGTGCCATTCACTTGGGGCCTGGGAGTGTCTTGCAGCACTGCCACTTGCGG GGACCCATTCACATTGGTGCTGGCTGCTTTGTGAGTGGCTTGGATGTAGCACAGTCCAAGGCACTGCATGGCCTGGAGCTGCGTGACCTTGTCCTGCAGGGACACCATGTGCGGCTCCCTGGCTCCCTAGGCTGTGCCTTCACCCTGATTGGCCGCCTGGACAGCTGGGAA AGACAGGGGGAAGGCACATATCTCAACATGTCCTGGAATGAATTCTTCAAGAAGACAGGCATTCG AGATTGGGACCTGTGGGACCCAGACACACCCCCTGCAGAGCGTTGTCTTCTCAGTGCCCGCCTTTTTCCTGTGCTCCATCCTTTGAGGGCTCTGGGGCCCTGGGACATGCTATGGATGCTGGATCCCCCAGAGGATGGGGGTGAAGCCCTGAGGGCCTGGCGAGCCTCTTGGCGCCTGTCCTGGGAGCAGTTGCAGCCGCACCTGGACCGGGCAGCCACACTGGCCTCCCGCCGGGACCTGTTCTTCCGCCAGGCTCTGCATAAGGCACAGCATGTGCTGGAGACCCGGCAGGACCTCAGCCTGTGCCCGTTAATCCGGGCTGCTGTCCACGAGGGCTGTTCTGGGCTACTGCTGGCCACACTGGACCAGG TTGCAGCGAGGGCAGGAGATCCTGGTGTGGTAGCACGTGCTCTGGCCTGTGTGGCGGATGTACTGAGCTGCATGGCAGAGGGTCAGGGAGGCTTACGGAGTGGGCCAGCTGCAAATCCTGAATGGATGCGGCCCTTCTCATACCTGGAGTGCGGAGACCTGGCAGCGGGTGTGGAGGCACTTGCCCAGGAGAGGGACAAATGGCTGAGCAG GCCAGCCTTATTGGTGCGAGCTGCCCGCCACTATGAGGGGGCTGGGCAGATCCTGATCCGCCAGGCTGTGATGACAGCCCAGCACTTTGTCTCCATGGAGCCAGTGGAGCTGCCAGCACTTGGGCAGTGGGTGATAGCTGAGTGTCCAGCCCGTGTGGATTTCTCTG GGGGCTGGAGTGACACACCACCGCTTGCCTATGAGCATGGTggggcagtgctgggcctggctgTGCGAGTAGATGGCCGCCGGCCTATTGGGGCCAGGGCACGTCGCATCCTAGAACCTGAGTTGTGGCTGGCCGTGGGGCCTCGGCAGGATCAGATGGCTGTGAAGATAGTGTGCCGGAGCCTGGACGACCTGAAGGATTACTGCCAGCCCCATGCCCCAG GGGCCCTCCTGAAGGCAGCCTTTATCTGTGCGGGGATTGTGCACGTCCACTCTGAGCGCCCACTGCGTGAACAACTGCTGCATACCTTTGGGGGTGGCTTTGAGCTGCACACCTGGTCTGAGCTGCCCCATGGTTCCGGCCTTG GTACCAGCAGCATCCTGGCAGGTGCTGCCTTGGCTGCCTTGCAACGGGCTGCAGGCCGGGTGGTGGGCATGGAGGCCCTGATACATGCAGTTCTACACCTGGAGCAGGTGCTCACCACAG GAGGTGGCTGGCAGGACCAGGTGGGTGGCCTAATGCCTGGCATCAAGATGGGGCACTCCCGGGCCCAGCTGCCACTGAAGGTGGAGGTCGAAGAGATAACTGTGCCTGAGGGCTTTGTCCAGAAGCTCAATGACCACCTGCTCCTGGTGTACACTGGCAAAACCCGCCTGGCACGGAATCTACTGCAG GATGTGCTGAGGAGTTGGTATGCCCGGCTGCCTGCTGTGGTACAGAACGCCCACAGTCTGGTGCAGCAGACCAAGGAGTGCGCAGAAGCCTTCCGCCAAG GAAGCCTGCCTCTACTGGGACAGAACCTGACCTCATACTGGGAACAGAAGAAGCTCATGGCTCCAGGCTGTGAGCCCCTGGCTGTGCGGCGAATGATGGATGTCCTGGCTCCCCATGTACATGGCCAGAGCCTGGCAGGGGCAGGTGGTGGGGGCTTTCTCTATCTGTTGACCAAGGAGCCACGGCAGAAGGAGGCTTTGGAAGCTGTGTTGGCCAAGACTGAG GGCCTTGGCAACTACAGCGTCCACCTGGTGGAAGTGGATACTCAGGGCTTGAGCCTGCAACTTCTAAGGAATGAGGCCTCCTCCTGA